A part of Desulfovibrio inopinatus DSM 10711 genomic DNA contains:
- a CDS encoding DUF5684 domain-containing protein: EEAQGTDAVAEEAAHQKEAIEHEAAEAQDEQATETQEETSAEAPAEEHAAAPDDEQPAVTEEAQGTDAVAEEAAHQEEAVEHEAAEAQDEQAAEAQEETATKEVVAVSPPYTSVSPMTVADVAYWVGIVALYLVMCVAYMRIGAKLGRSETLLFLVPVYNLYLLIRAVHLPAWHVILLLIPFLNLIYLAFLAGRIAVWMGRSFIVYFILTFFFCISLLILAFDPAAQSD, translated from the coding sequence GAGGAAGCCCAAGGCACGGACGCTGTAGCTGAAGAAGCAGCTCACCAGAAAGAAGCCATCGAACACGAAGCCGCGGAAGCACAGGACGAACAGGCTACCGAAACCCAAGAAGAGACTTCGGCCGAAGCGCCTGCAGAGGAACACGCCGCGGCACCAGACGACGAGCAACCCGCTGTGACCGAAGAAGCCCAAGGCACGGATGCCGTTGCTGAAGAAGCAGCTCACCAAGAAGAAGCCGTCGAGCACGAAGCCGCGGAAGCACAGGACGAACAGGCGGCCGAAGCACAGGAAGAAACCGCGACGAAAGAAGTCGTTGCTGTGTCTCCACCGTACACCTCGGTGTCACCTATGACGGTAGCCGACGTCGCGTATTGGGTGGGCATCGTTGCCCTGTACCTCGTGATGTGCGTTGCCTATATGCGTATCGGGGCCAAGTTGGGACGCAGCGAGACGTTGCTGTTTCTTGTTCCCGTGTACAATCTATACTTGCTCATACGCGCAGTACACCTGCCCGCATGGCATGTGATCTTGCTACTCATTCCATTCCTCAACCTCATCTATCTCGCGTTCCTCGCCGGTCGCATTGCGGTATGGATGGGTCGTAGCTTTATCGTGTATTTCATTCTCACATTCTTTTTCTGTATTTCCTTGCTTATTCTGGCATTTGATCCTGCGGCGCAGTCTGACTAG
- a CDS encoding MBL fold metallo-hydrolase has translation MSTLKVVDGVEILTVIDNYIDVFLPDREEVKRYPLWSDGHLNPPLLAEHGLCLLITVHEGGQKHTILVDSGFTSQGCIHNIETLKLPLDQVEAFVLSHGHFDHIGALYNLYESGYVPKGTPLHMHSTALAERGIKIPSSERFTLPQVFQDELEKHGADVRIENGPTRIAHDCCLLTGEVPRRSFEIGFPIGWRNENNEIIRDDIPDDQSLIFHVKGKGLVVVLGCGHSGVINILNYAKELTGCDDIYLVMGGFHLTGELFEKYTEQTIDALAEMHPKLVVPTHCTGFNSTVRFAQRMPEAFVLNSVGTTLQIFAG, from the coding sequence ATGAGCACATTGAAAGTGGTTGATGGGGTAGAAATACTGACGGTTATTGACAATTACATTGATGTCTTCCTCCCTGACCGTGAGGAAGTGAAACGCTATCCACTATGGAGTGATGGGCATTTGAACCCGCCTTTGCTCGCGGAACATGGTCTGTGTTTGCTTATCACGGTCCATGAGGGTGGACAGAAGCATACGATATTGGTGGATTCAGGGTTCACTTCACAGGGATGTATTCACAATATCGAGACGCTGAAATTGCCATTGGACCAGGTGGAGGCCTTCGTCCTCAGCCATGGACATTTCGATCATATCGGTGCGCTGTACAACTTGTATGAATCCGGATACGTGCCCAAAGGTACACCGCTCCATATGCACTCCACAGCACTTGCCGAACGAGGAATCAAGATTCCGTCGTCAGAACGCTTTACCTTACCGCAAGTTTTTCAAGACGAGCTGGAGAAACATGGCGCCGATGTGCGCATTGAAAATGGGCCGACGCGTATTGCTCATGATTGTTGTCTGTTGACGGGAGAGGTGCCGAGACGTTCTTTTGAAATCGGCTTTCCCATCGGGTGGCGCAATGAAAATAATGAAATTATTCGGGATGATATTCCTGATGATCAATCATTGATTTTTCACGTCAAAGGCAAGGGCCTGGTGGTTGTTCTCGGTTGTGGCCATTCCGGCGTCATCAATATTCTGAACTATGCCAAGGAACTCACAGGATGTGATGATATCTATTTAGTCATGGGTGGCTTTCATCTTACCGGTGAACTTTTCGAAAAATACACGGAACAAACTATCGATGCGCTGGCCGAAATGCATCCCAAGTTAGTCGTTCCAACACACTGCACAGGATTCAACTCCACAGTACGTTTTGCCCAACGCATGCCCGAAGCATTTGTCCTCAACTCCGTCGGAACAACGCTGCAAATATTTGCCGGATAG
- a CDS encoding 4Fe-4S dicluster domain-containing protein: protein MTMKSFLIDLTRCTACRGCQIACKQWNKLPATETSNWGSHQNPKELNPDTYKLVRFEERIIEEKLHWLFFPEQCRHCVDPPCKAVGDGFAEGAVIQDPETGAVYYTDLSKEIDTDDPEELCPYNIPRRNPETGIWSKCTMCNDRVKNGLKPACVQVCPTGTMEFGDREDILVLAQKRLETVKKDFPKAQLINEDTVNVIYLVGYDPAEYYEYLMADAGSLAPSLFHRRQMFAGLRRMHRTG, encoded by the coding sequence ATGACCATGAAAAGCTTCCTCATCGACCTGACCCGATGTACGGCGTGTCGCGGTTGCCAGATTGCGTGTAAGCAATGGAACAAACTGCCCGCTACGGAAACGAGCAACTGGGGATCGCATCAGAATCCTAAGGAACTTAATCCGGATACGTACAAGCTTGTCCGGTTTGAAGAACGTATCATTGAAGAAAAGTTGCATTGGTTATTTTTCCCGGAACAGTGCCGGCATTGTGTTGACCCACCGTGCAAAGCGGTTGGCGATGGCTTTGCCGAAGGCGCTGTAATCCAGGATCCGGAAACCGGCGCGGTGTACTACACGGATTTGAGTAAAGAAATCGATACCGATGATCCTGAAGAACTGTGTCCGTACAACATTCCTCGCCGTAATCCTGAAACCGGCATCTGGTCGAAGTGCACCATGTGTAACGATCGGGTGAAAAATGGCCTGAAACCGGCCTGCGTCCAGGTTTGTCCGACGGGCACCATGGAGTTCGGTGATCGCGAAGACATCTTGGTATTGGCTCAAAAGCGTCTGGAAACGGTGAAGAAAGACTTCCCGAAGGCGCAGTTGATTAATGAAGATACGGTGAATGTCATCTACTTGGTTGGATACGATCCGGCCGAGTACTATGAATACCTGATGGCTGACGCTGGCTCCTTGGCGCCGAGTCTCTTTCACCGCAGACAGATGTTCGCCGGACTGCGCCGTATGCACAGAACCGGTTAG